The Stenotrophomonas sp. ZAC14D1_NAIMI4_1 DNA segment CGAGGTGCTGCCGCGCGAGGCGCTGGCCGATACCGCGCCCCTGCAGTCGGCCCGCTTCGGCGGCGGCCTGGACAATGCCGGCGGATCGATGCTGGCCAGCCTGCTGGCGCAGACGGTGCCCTATGGCAGCGTGGTCAGTGCCGGCCTGGCCGCGAGCGCGAAACTGGAGATGACGGTAATGCCATGCATCCTGCGTGGCGTCTCGCTGCTCGGCGTGTCCTCGGCCAGCGCGCCGCGTGATCTGCGCGAGCAGGTGTGGGCGCGCCTGGGCGGGGAATGGAAGCCGCAGCACCTGGAGCGCATCTGCACCGCCGAAGTAGGCCTGGCGGACCTGCCGGGCGTGTTCGAGCGGATGCTGGCCGGTGGTTCGCTGGGCCGCACGGTGGTGCGGATCGACTGAACGTCGCAGGCAGGCGACGGACGGCAGCTACCCTACTCCCACCAGCAATGTGCCCGCACTACACTGCGGGCATGACACGGGGAACAACATGGCACGCATTCTGATCGTCGACGATTCACCGTCGCAGCTGTTGGGGATACAGCGCATCGTCGAGAAACTCGGGCACCAGATCCTGACCGCCACCGATGGCGCGGCCGGGGTGGAGACGGCCAAGGCCGAACTGCCCGACCTGGTATTGATGGACGTGGTGATGCCGAACCTCAACGGGTTCCAGGCCACGCGCACGCTCGCCCGCGACGAGGCGACCCGGCATATCCCGGTGATCCTGGTGACCACCAAGGACCAGGACACCGACCGCATGTGGGGCATGCGCCAGGGCGCGAAGGCCTACATCACCAAGCCGTTCTCGGAAGACGAGCTGTCCGAGGTGCTGGAGCGGGTGTTCGCCGGCCAGGGCTGAGCCGCATGCGGTGGTAGTGCCGGCCGCTGGCCGGCAACCACGCATCACCGTCCCGCGTAATGACGTTGCCGGCCAGCGGCCGGCACTACCCTCAGATTGTCTCGCCAAAGGCCTTTGCCAGGTTCCGGTAGGCCTTCTTCTGCGCGTCGTCGGTCGCCGCCGGTGCCACGATCTCCAGCTCAACGATCTGGTCGCCATCCGGGCTGCCCGGCAGGCCGCGGCCACGCAGGCGCAGTTTGCGGCCGGCATCGGAATCGGCCGGGATCTTCAACTCCACCGCGCCGCCCAGCGTCGGCACGCTGAT contains these protein-coding regions:
- the pilH gene encoding twitching motility response regulator PilH; amino-acid sequence: MARILIVDDSPSQLLGIQRIVEKLGHQILTATDGAAGVETAKAELPDLVLMDVVMPNLNGFQATRTLARDEATRHIPVILVTTKDQDTDRMWGMRQGAKAYITKPFSEDELSEVLERVFAGQG